In the Populus trichocarpa isolate Nisqually-1 chromosome 1, P.trichocarpa_v4.1, whole genome shotgun sequence genome, GGTGGCCAAAACCGGCCTTCCACTATTTTCATAGATGCTCCACCATGTCCTTTTTCATGTGGTGTGGTGCGTGACAACTTATAATGGTCAAATTGTCGCCCATGGTCGTTTGATATTTTGCCTCATTCTTTTCTCTATCCTAACAAATAATGTACAATATTTTCCTCTTCATTTCTcacttttcaattttagtcttcattctcttaatttcttatttcatttgttttccatttatacaagattttttcttttcaatttagtccttcaattacaatttctcatgtgtttttttttttaatttcagtcctcattcttttaatttcttattttgttcttattccttttatataattttttttctttcaatttagtccttaaattgcaatttctcatatgttttatttttcattttggtacttatttttttatacatttaatttttttgcttagcacttttgttgaagttgtttttacttttaatttcatcattcaaccaatttttttgttgttttattttttttagtttgacccttattcttttgatttgttttttttttttaattaaagccattttccaattcaatttaacccttcaattgaaaatttgtatccctctaattaattatttttttacctttatttctttagattttttttgtgtaattggtttttattcctagtttcatattttgatatttaatttgttggggATTTGGCTTTGTATGATCTTATCGTTCtgcattagttttttaataatatttttgtgatTATAATCAAGTTTTTTCTATGGGTTTTATTGGTGTCATGACCTAGGCCACCATTTCACATGCTTTTatgaatataagttttttttagttgttttgtttccatttgatttttcaagatattattctaattcatctataatgtttttctatacaaaagaagtttatttttttaagtaaaaaatatttatttttaaataatattgctgATTTTTTCAACCTTGCGTAATATTATTTGTGGCgtgaatttattcaatcaatttcatttttatttatcctttaaGTCATGAGTTTTTGGGGTtgtgaatttatgttttattgatttaaataaataagttcagCAAACACAATCGAGTGAATGTGTCATTTTATGTGATTGAATATCTTGATCTTCATTCATCTAtgattttctttagtttttttcttggttattattAACCATTACATACATAAttatcaattcatttaattagaTGCCCATATaggcttttcaatttatactttgattttttatgtaaaaatacaCTTTGAAGAAGCCTACATACTCagtacttttttaaatattttataaccatagttttgaaacccggcccggctgACTCGGGGTTGGAACCGGgctgggttgaagaaaaaatagaggaaggaaaaacccggtgtgacccggtcaaaaacccgattGCAACCcgtttacttttgtttttgtttttttttttttactaaaacgatgtcgttttaatttttttaaaaaaggaattgaCCTGGATGACCCGatacccggtcaaaacccggtgaCCCGATCAAAACTCAGAATCCGGGTCTTGGATTGGGCTAGCCACCGGgccgggtctgaaaactatgtTTATAATTCACGGTGAAATGCAGGTTAAATGAATAGTTAAGATGTATATGGTGTTCTTTAGGCATTTTCATGTACAAAAGGGTTTTAAAATAGGTTTTTTAGGTTATGGAAATCGACATCTCtacttttttatcatttgaggTGGCTGAAATCGAACTATGACACGTTGTTTGGTTTTCTTAAGGCCCAACttagcaaaaaataattatgggcAGGCTCATtggcttgcatttttttttaaggctaaAAGCAGGGCAATTAGGCCTAGACTCTCAAGATCTTTTTTTAAAGTctcttatttatcttttttttttaatttttattaaatctcaTTTAATTAGAATAACTACAATTGTTTTCTTAGAAAATTATcctattaaatatcatttaattttagatttattttcaaatgagattatgatattttttataatattagcggGCTCCCTTCTTTTACAAcccttcataattgtttttttcttaaagttaaataaaaaataattatgtttacatatatatatatatatatatatatatatatatatatatatatatattagatgatGGGGTTTACTTGAAAGGaaaccattttttattcttatttcaaaacctctacatttttttttattaattctaattGCTTATGATTTTTATGAGACTAAGAACCTAggaaaaagtatatttttttattgaaaaaaacatgttaataaaaatgaatgaattatactagaaatgttttttttcaatggagtgaaaataattactttcattacaagaaataattttattgctatataattaaataatttttttttaaaagctccCTACATAATgcaattaaatatcttaatatgcaaatttattttaattttaaacttaatctTTGGTTagcatttaatatttatagattcatataattacataatctttttttaaattattttatcaatccctacattttttattgagttgacaacaaaattttattctaaCCCGCAACGCTTGTAACAAGTGCTTTGCTAAACCTAGTGGTGTGAACATCTTGTTTCTTGAGATCATTAGTTCAAGTCCTTCCGCCTGCCTCAATGTTACTGTAGCTGGCCAGGCATTGACCAGGCTCGTAGACAATATGGGCCGTGCCTGACACTAGCCTTACTGTGCTTGGCTCAGGCCGCCCATGGGCTATCCGGCCCATTTGAATACTCTACACTAGCTTGATTGTGGCACATGATGAACAAATGCAATCAGTTTATTCTCCGATGTAGCACATGAGCTAGAATAATCATGAACAGCCtcccatttttttattcattcatccatcaaacaaaaccatattttttttttaagtgaaaaggaTAATCATGCATATAATTCTAAATAGAAGATATATATTCAAACACTAGTGTCATGGTGATCATGACCATCCTCTGTAACTTGCCAGTAGAACATCCAGTACACACAATATTAAACAACTCAAAACCACTAGCATGCATCTTGATAACAATAACAAGAATGCTTACCAACAATTCTGAAATGACAAGCCATATGAGTACAAGGAATATTCCAAGCAAGATGGCCATCTTATAAATTAGCCTACAACATTCAAAACAAAAGGTGACCCAAACTCTTTGAATTGTCTAAAGTGGGAGCATGATACAAATCCCGGATAGTGAACAGGTCAGCTCAAGAACATAAAATGCATGATAAGCAACCAACCATGGACCATTCCCCTATGGATCAATCTAATAGAAATACATTGAGACAGTCTAAGCAACTAAGTCTGAAAGAACTACCGCCAATCTTTGCCAAACGATgaaggaaacaaaaaatcatcaaatcaatttaaaaagtaaaggattatataattgttttgttaacaggaaataataaaagagttagtAATAACATAGACTTTACGAGAGCTTTATTATGAAACAAGTCTACTATAACACTAACAAAGAGCGATCGTTCTCTTGGCTGTAAGTGCCAAACTCAGAGTAAAGCCATCATAATTCAAAGAAAAGCATGCATCTTGCTGAACACTTACCAAAATACCATGTGAACGAGAAATCAGTCACAAACTGGTGATCCATATTCCCTTAAACCCACCAAAATAATATCTTGTACGACAAATCAATCTCCAAATACCAATTCCAAAAGTGCACACATTCTATCACATCTGCATCATTGCCATGTTATTCACCTAAATTCAACACTTGCATgctaattaacacaaaaaacacaaaggGACTAAACACAACACATTAGTCAAAACAGTGGCTGATTTACTTTAAGAGCTTGTACATACTGTTGGATATCCATTTTCATGGAGATACATGAAATTTAAGAGCCTACCCTACTAAcccaataacaaaaataaggtacaaaaacaagagattaagaaaACCACATAGTAAATCATCCCATGTGTGCAATGTAAATGTAGCAATGATCAAGTATCCACCTCAAAATCTCTCAATTTCTTGACACGCCATCTTCTTTGAtctcaaaattaattacaactCGAACTCATCTTCTAGCTTCAAAGCCTCAGCCGCAgcctcttcctcttcatcatccACAACAAAATATGGATTATGTGCTTCCGGCTTAAACTTGTacccagtaaaaaaataaaacgccAACGTAGCCAATTCTCCAGCCACCACGCTCGTCCACAAATACTTATATGAAGTAATGGTCTCCAAAGCATAAACCACAACCCTAGTAAAGTAAATATAACAGATCACCACAATATAATACTGCCTAAACAAAGTCAACTTCATCAAATTCACGGCTGCCTTCCCATCTGTCCTCGCAGCTTCCCTCAAATTCTTAATCGACCAAACAATTGGAAACAAAACCGCACAACAACAGACAACATCAACCAACAAAAACACTTGTTTCCAAGTAATCCAATCCTGCCCATACGGCCCAGTCTCATCAATCACAACTTGGGCAATATTGGCAACAACCTGTAAGGGAATCACAATCATCAAAACCTTCTTTTCTTTACCTTGTAAGTATGGTTTCAAGAACGACCACCCGGTACCAATCAGAACAATCAAAGTAAACAACGTGATTCCCTTCAGAAAActaaaaatgtaaaacaaaacaTCCCATCCATGAGCATAACCTGTTCTCTTAATATAGCTCTTGTCCTCAGCTTCGCACAACAAATTCATTGTCTTTAAAATGACCACAGCAAGCATGAAGAAATGAATTCGATAAACAGTAAGTCGTTtcttatataaaacataaatccaAACCCCAGCTAAACCGAAATAAATCAGCGACAATAAGTAATAAACCCGCGGCAGCATAGTTTTGCCTGCTGATAAATAGTCACGAGCTTTACCGCCTTTATCGAGATTATACATCGCCGACTTGACGTCCATGGAGACTTTCAGCGACGTCAAGCAATTGGCAAACACAAGCGTGTACTGATCGGCATCGTTATGGGTGAGTGTTTTGGAGAGGCTAGTTTGGTCTTTTACGAGTTCGTTGAAAGTGAAAACGGGTTTGATAAGATCCGATTGAAGAGCGCACGTGATTTCACCATCTTCGAGTTGGTTAATAACGTGAAGCCAGGAATCACGAGTGCAGAGGAAGAATCCGATTTTTGATCGGTCAAGATCGGGGTTAGGGTTTGAGAGGTGGATGTTTGTGACGTTGAGTTCGAGTCGGCCCAAGTGGGTGAACCCGAATTCGTCGAAAGGGATAATTTGACGGTCGTCGGATCGGATCTCGGAGAAATGGATCTCGGCGAGGGAGATGGAGAGTAGAAGAGAagtgaagaggaagaagaggaggaagcgAGAAGCCATGGATCTGAGAAAGAGGGGATTAGATTGgagtttgatttttgattttgatcTGTGTTTTATGATGGTTGGCGTTGGTTGAAGGAGAgaatatatttctattttttatattttattttattgtgtctGTTGCTATTTCTTATTGTTCGGTATTTTGGTGGAAAGTCAAGAATAttcttcatttaaaaatatattaaataattattttaagatttttttaaattttcatattaacacacaaaaaacatagtaaaatattaaaaaaatattttttaaatataaacacaatttaaaaaggcacaacaaaaaaaaactattacacaTTTCAACACACCTCAGTGTAAGTTGGATATTATGGTGCAGAATCATTTTAGCATTGTgataggttttatttttaacattaacggattaaaaaattaatttataataaaaaaattcaattttttttaaaaatatttttttaccacaaaaaaaaacttttaaaatttttttttataaataatttttttaatttttaatattaatatattaaaaccataaacaaaaacattaattaaatatttttttccatgtaaaatacacttaaacacaataaaaaaaccttttatttttaaaaaggttataaaaataaatctcacatgGGGGACAATTTACAAGTAAAcgttcatgattgttttttcttcaaatagttttatttatttaatattacttTTACCTTTCTAACATTACACGgtaatattcttaaaaattatactggtaaaaatcaaattcaaattttaataaaaagttaaaatatctctaacttttttttactctttctttttttctttttaaaaacaaaatattatcaCACTCAAATATCATAGAATTAAGATAATTTTCTCTAATTACAAAGATGTATTCTTTATATCAATCAactatattaacaaaaaatattttttttaattgataatctcataatttatatttaaaaaaatgaaagaaaaaagtttttcttAACTCCAATTTTAACCTTATAAAGTATCAAATCACTTgaaaagtttataaattttcaacatgggacataatattttttttttggatttgatccttgtgttcacaaataaatttagatatattaatgttttatattaaagTATTTATGTTGGAGAAATCTAAATGCAagtggaatatatatatatatatatatatatatatatatatatatataatcatgatcTAAACAATTGTTTTTCTCCACAAAATATGTagtctaaacataaaaaataaattgagctAAGATGTCCCCTGATGGAATTACGAACAATTATTTAAAGACGGGAAAGTTTTGGTTGAGAATACGAGATTGGATTGGGTTTTCTTAGAATTACCGATTTGCCATCTGAGAAGGTTGCGTGAATTAGGAAGGGAAAAATGCTGGGGAGTTGAAGATTCGATGGAGATCATCTTGCTTTATGGGTTGTTTAGCAACTAAAAGGGTTTAATTTAGTggttaaagaaattatttttgttttttaaaaattatcttggtTCAATCTTGAATACATAAAATCAACgtggaattatatttttaaaattattagagaaaaaaattagttttgattgaTAAACAAGATGGTCCGAAGGTATTTTTACTGTTGGAAAAAGTTGAttgataaaacaataattttaaaaatttctatttttattcgttaacttttttttatatattttttatttaaaattaaaaaataaaataaaaattcaaagtctTCGTTTCTATATTTGCATGTTGGTTTGAATTTTGACCGATGTTGACTTCTAGGTTGAAAGGTATTGATGATTATTTCAatgcttgatttatttatttattctaagcTCCTGATTTCTCCGCAAGAACAGTTGGCTGATTagcaaatgattttttaaattattttgagctgtgaattctttatttttaaggttAAGCAGATAAACCTTCCCAGGTGAACTTTAGGCGAATGCTATTATATGTTGACGTGACTTGTTCCTTCTCGTGTTTTGTTGCCAGATGACTAGCAATAGTTCTTGCGTTGCCCATGTCACGAGATAGGTTCTGAAGGATTTAGCAGGTAATTATTGCTCGAGGCGCCTTACCTTCTTCATGGATCATGTGGATCTTATGGAAATGAAATGACCAAATCCAGCGATCTGGAACTAGAGTGGCAAGCATGATGCTCAATCTTAAATGTACTAAATTGCTCTCTTACACCTTTCGTCTACACGACATTACATGAGATGGTGGGAGGTGCTGTTAATTTTTGGCTGAGAAGAAAGCGAGAGCACCAACAAATGGTGCGTTGATATACGTAGCTGGCTCGGATTGCTGATAGTTGTTTCGATCATCAGCGAAATTGTCTCTGTTATCAGGACCGCCTATTATGGCTCCAACAAGGACATTCGGATTGGGAGAGCTGGAGTAGAGGAACTGAAACCCATCGTTGCAGGAAATGCGATTCGGGTGTGCGTGTATAGATGGCACCGAGGAACCCCTGTGATGAACATGTTGCGGATACCTATTACCGAATCCAACCATGTAAGACATCCTTGCTGGATTATCACCTAAGATATAGTCCACCTGCTTCTTCGCCTGTGCGATGAGCGACTCTGCTGTCACGGTTGAACCACCGCATCTGGCAACTCCTCCATTTGAGCCAAGATACTTGGCATATGTCAATAGAAGGAAAGTTGTGGAGGTTACATATTGCAGATTGCTTTCACTTGCTTTGTAAAAAAGCCCCCCTGCAAAGCATAAGGAAATGCTGTCATTTTCACTAGCATCAACATTTCTAGTAAGGAGCACAGAAATAGAGAACAAATTGCTCACCGGGTGTATATTGGGCCTGGAAACTAGAAGTTCCTGGAATTAGAGAGCATATATAGTTGTCTGAATGcgatttatataattgaaattcttcAGTAGTTTTCTCCAAGAATTCCTGTTGAAAATCCCACAAAGTTAAGGCTTTATATGGTTTCTAATATTTGTGCTGGTGAAGCGGAGATCTTTATAGAATAGAACCTTGGAAAGAAGAATCTTAGTCCCAGGTCGCTTGTCATCCCAACTAAAGGAGTAGTCGTCATCATCAGAACCCATCGTGTGACCATTTGACTGGATGTAAGTCAAGTATGACCCGTTCTGTGACGCTCTATGAATCCATGATGCACCCCAAAGAAGCTCATCCTGAACAGACAAACTTAGTCAACAACAGTGATGGAACTTCAGAAAACCAAGAAGCTGAAGACTATCTTACTTGGTATCCCGAGTAAGAGCAGTAAAATGGGCAGACTACTGAATTGAGGGAGTTGCTATAAGAACCTCTATACCTGTCTGCAAAATCGAATACCTGCATAATCACAATTAGGTTATTTGTAAATGGAAGTGTAGAAGCTGAGGACTAGTGAGCAGTGGATGTAGTTTCAATAGTGAATGTTTACTTTCATTGCCGTATGAAGCAATTTGGTAGAGTAAGAAGGGTCAGACTCTTTGAAAACAATTGAAGCTGCAGCCAATGCAGCAGCTGTCTCGGCAGCCACATCAGATCCCGGGTTCTGGATGGTTACTTTGTACACATTGCGTGGTGTGTCCATGTCTTCTGGCCTCTCCCAGCACCGGTGATCCATGTTTGGATCTCCAACCTGCACCATCCAGCGCACACGCAAGTTCCATTTCAAATTATCAAGTAATGCAGAAACCTACTATGCTACTGGACCCTGCTGTCATCTAAGAGTTCAATATTCCTGCTTCTGTATCGCCATTTAACAAAATTGTTCAATCTATTTTTAAGAGAGCAGGCGCATTTTTCCTTATGAAGGTTTCTGTATGCAAAATTTATAGTAGAATTTTGTTATGGATGCTCACTTGAACATATAGTGTGTCAGGGGTGGCAGTGGCTGCTTTTAAAAGGTAGTCAGTGCTCCACCGAATGGCTGCTTTGGCATTTTCAATCTGATTCTGCATCGAGCTACCGAATTCAATGACACTCCATGCCAACAATGTAGTTGTGAAGGCCATTGGAAGGCCAAACTTGACATTATCACCCGCATCATAGTAACCACCAACTAGGTTCACCTGAAATCCACAAAACAGTAAAACCAGGATTAATCAGTcctgttttcttcattttaaaaGGAAGTTAATTTATAGTAGAATTTGAACTAGTACGTGATAAGTAGAACCGTCAGACAACCCAGAGTCCCCCCTCCATGTTAGCCGTTGGTTAGACGGCAATTTGCCTGACCTCTGACCCTCAAAAAAGAGGATAGATTTTTCAAGAGCATTAGCATAGTCTTGAGAAGTGAAGGCAAAGCTAAAATAGCTCAGACAACAAAAAGTTATGAAGAAAAACTGCAACATTAGTGAAAATGTAGTGGCATTAGCCATTTCCCCACCTCCAGAGCTCCACACTATAGAGTCTTGAACTATGCTTGCTGCAATGTATAGCAGTCAAGGGGTTGTGGGTCTGAATTATATTAAAGAGGAGCTGCCATTTTATAGACAGGAAGTTCGGTTGTTCGTTGGTCGTTAACAGAGAGAAATTAACGCTGATCCCGGGATCAAGTGCGCAAATTTGGACATTTTGCGTAGACACAACATACAAAAACTTCATCCAAAATGTAAAATATGATGGACCTGAAAGTCACTGACATGACAtacaaaaaaacacatcaaaaggCAAAGATCATATTTTATGCCCTTGATGGTTCTCGTGCTTTTAAAAAAGCGGAATTATCTGGGAGAGGAGAGTAAATTACTATTAATCCATGACAATGTCTCTTAAAGACTGCTTGAATTTTTAAACTTCGGATACCGTAATCAATGGCTGGGGTGTGGAGTGTGGTAATGAATTTTGGTGGACATGTACTTTGTCTTTAGCAATGAAGTCACGGATACGTATATATAGTCAAAAATCACATGAGACTCAACAGAGCAAGGATGAGGCTATCACACACAGGCAACAATTTGAATGAACAGTTTTATTACTTAAAAGAGTCTATCTagtccaaccataattccacaAGTCATGTGATTAGGACATAGAGTTATGCATTTCTTCTGTTGGTTTCAGTATCGGTACAAGTATATCCTTAGGCTTGCTTTATGCACTGAGATTATTCCTCTactgataaaatttaaacccGTGATGATATTGTGGGACTTAATTACCAGCTGAGCCTTCCATGTCAGAATCTCACATAGTTCGTCAAAGATTTGACATTTTTTCGGGCAGGAATTACCATCTCCTTTGCAATACTTGCGGCTTGATTTGGGAACTCTTAAGAGAGCATATGAGCCTAAAGATTGGACTAGTTAAGAGAAAAACCTTTTGAGCTAGTGATTATGGATTCACGTGTCATCTTTAGACAAGGAGACAATGTTCTTTGAGTAACTGTTGTTACTTGAAACTAAATTTTAGCCCCAGAGAAATTTGAGGCACCTTCACATGGAAGTATTAAAACACTAAATCGTGCCATAATTAGCTCTTGTCCTTTCTCATAAACGTAAGGTTTCTGAGATCAGGGGGTGTCGTTACATTAATTCAAACTTTTCTGCTAGACAGTACATGATCAACAGAATTCGAATATGGTAAATTCATCTGCTTAAGAAAACGGCCATTTCTTGTTCATATTTCACCctgtaataaataataatctgTACAACGTTTCTTTCTATACAGAGAATGTATTATTTGATaactaaaatttgatttttttatttatttaggctGTTATGACTATCGACAACTTCAGGCAAGTAACGGATTTTTTCTGGTCTTCCATCATCAGCAATTCCCAGGTTATTGCCAAGTAAATTAAAGAGCAGATTAAACTTGATGTTTAccttaaaaattaagagaaaatgtCATGACTCATGATATTTGAATCCTCGTCAATTGGTCACTATATATACAACACCTAAAGTAGCCGATCATATGCAGCTATTTTAACTCAATCCTTTTCAtgcacaaaattaaattatcttctTATTGCAAACATATTCCAGCTAATAAGCTGCATTCTTGGAAACTATCGTACTGAGTGTAGAATATACACTTAACCGATTGCCATGGATGTGACCATGGCTTATAAAAAAGCAGACTATCAGTTAGTTTGAGATTTACAAATTtgtaaagatgaaaaaaagaagctgGTTCTGGCTAGATTTTACAGAAGACTTTTATGTCCAATAATGATAAGACCGAGGTTGATGGTTTGAAAGGCACACATCAAATACATGATTCTTTTACAATCAAGTGGATTGAGAAGCAAGATCATTTCAAGCTTCTAACTTGGGACAAAAACTTGAGTTGGGACTTGCTATGGTGCCTGCAGAGGATGTTATAGTCAGAACCAGAAGAAAGTCTATCAGCCACAAAAGAGAAGCACTGGGAACTTACAAATATCTGCAAGACAAGGCTGTTTTACTACTGGATCCTCTTCAAATGGGGGTGGAACTTGGCCGTAAACCATTTCGCAACTCATATCTTCAAAATCTGCGAGCATAAAAATCCATTTATGATACAGAATTTGATGTTTGCTTCAAATTCACCAATGCTTCTATTGATATCGTGCATAAATCGCAGTTTGAAAGCATAAACAAAGACTTACTAGGTATCATAGTTAATGGAAGCCCGAATTCATTAGTGAAGAAGTCTTGAGTAGGAATCTTGCACATGTTCACACACATTCCTACACATCCACTATTCTCAAGGTACCTTGACGAAaaagaatttttcaaatttacagTTAGCATTGGGAAATTTGTTCAACATGATGAACTTATCTACTGTGCCTAGTTTTGTTGCAGCAGGAGACAGAAAGAGGAAGGCTTTGATAATTCATGTTACCATAGTAAGATTTTGTTGAAGAGATTAGAATTTCTACCTGCATTTCTTTATATGTACTCCACTTTTTTGCTTCTCCCCATTTACCTCCACTTCCACAACCTATTCAATTAGAACATATAAAATGCAGAAAATGTAAGCGTCAATTGAAACTCTCAAGTAGCTTGCATTGTAACTGATAAAAAACAGAGTTTCCTTTGGGCAATTAGGCTCAGAAATAAATCTAAATAAGGAAATATATCCTTGATCCTTTGTGCTACACTTAAAAGTAGTACAATTTGGTGCAGAATCTCAAATTATTGACCAGTTAGCATAACTTTCAAGAGGGAAATTAGTATTGACACTTTCAGCTGTGAGAAAACACCTGATCAGAAGGCAGGGTTAGATTACCTCAGAAGGCCCAACCAACCACTGGAAGAAAGGAACAGTCAATGCAGCATTGAATTCTGCAGCCCATTTTGTAGGTGGAAACAATTTCTTGAACTGCAATAACAGAAGCTAGCTAGGTAAGCTTTCTGTGTTTGCAGGACAACAACTAGATAAGCTATGTTATGCTAAACAACCCCATACATCAACTTCAAAAAATTCTCATATTAATCACACACAAAAATTACTCAGAGGTTTCTTCACGATTTAATAAGTACTGTATTGCTGCTGCCTCTCAAACATTGGAATTTTAAAACATactgaaaaacaagaaacaatgaAGTAATAATAGTTTAGGGAGGAAGTCCACCTGCTCAGGAGCACCTGGAGGGAGCATAGACAAGAGAACCTCACGAACCACTTCTTGTTGCTGCTTGCGATTTCTTCCTTGCATCACTCTCTTTGAAACATCAACAAAACtctcataatcataatcaaaccaCCCCTTCTCTTTACTCGCAGAACCATTTTTTGCAGGAGCCGCAAACTTCTCCATCTTTCTAGCAAATAGAGTCATGAACGCTTTCTCAAAGAACCCAtccatgtattttgttttttgtcctaAAGGGGCCGGTTCTCCTGTTGGCTCTGCAATCCT is a window encoding:
- the LOC7467036 gene encoding beta-carotene isomerase D27, chloroplastic, which produces MVALSSLQVVQFRPPQDLSLHKCRPRSFIKCRIAEPTGEPAPLGQKTKYMDGFFEKAFMTLFARKMEKFAAPAKNGSASKEKGWFDYDYESFVDVSKRVMQGRNRKQQQEVVREVLLSMLPPGAPEQFKKLFPPTKWAAEFNAALTVPFFQWLVGPSEVVEVEVNGEKQKSGVHIKKCRYLENSGCVGMCVNMCKIPTQDFFTNEFGLPLTMIPNFEDMSCEMVYGQVPPPFEEDPVVKQPCLADICTIASPNSSFCPKLEA
- the LOC7467034 gene encoding protein CANDIDATE G-PROTEIN COUPLED RECEPTOR 7, which translates into the protein MASRFLLFFLFTSLLLSISLAEIHFSEIRSDDRQIIPFDEFGFTHLGRLELNVTNIHLSNPNPDLDRSKIGFFLCTRDSWLHVINQLEDGEITCALQSDLIKPVFTFNELVKDQTSLSKTLTHNDADQYTLVFANCLTSLKVSMDVKSAMYNLDKGGKARDYLSAGKTMLPRVYYLLSLIYFGLAGVWIYVLYKKRLTVYRIHFFMLAVVILKTMNLLCEAEDKSYIKRTGYAHGWDVLFYIFSFLKGITLFTLIVLIGTGWSFLKPYLQGKEKKVLMIVIPLQVVANIAQVVIDETGPYGQDWITWKQVFLLVDVVCCCAVLFPIVWSIKNLREAARTDGKAAVNLMKLTLFRQYYIVVICYIYFTRVVVYALETITSYKYLWTSVVAGELATLAFYFFTGYKFKPEAHNPYFVVDDEEEEAAAEALKLEDEFEL
- the LOC7467035 gene encoding endoglucanase CX, which gives rise to MANATTFSLMLQFFFITFCCLSYFSFAFTSQDYANALEKSILFFEGQRSGKLPSNQRLTWRGDSGLSDGSTYHVNLVGGYYDAGDNVKFGLPMAFTTTLLAWSVIEFGSSMQNQIENAKAAIRWSTDYLLKAATATPDTLYVQVGDPNMDHRCWERPEDMDTPRNVYKVTIQNPGSDVAAETAAALAAASIVFKESDPSYSTKLLHTAMKVFDFADRYRGSYSNSLNSVVCPFYCSYSGYQDELLWGASWIHRASQNGSYLTYIQSNGHTMGSDDDDYSFSWDDKRPGTKILLSKEFLEKTTEEFQLYKSHSDNYICSLIPGTSSFQAQYTPGGLFYKASESNLQYVTSTTFLLLTYAKYLGSNGGVARCGGSTVTAESLIAQAKKQVDYILGDNPARMSYMVGFGNRYPQHVHHRGSSVPSIHAHPNRISCNDGFQFLYSSSPNPNVLVGAIIGGPDNRDNFADDRNNYQQSEPATYINAPFVGALAFFSAKN